One Paenibacillus sp. SYP-B4298 genomic window, CGATCAGGCATTTGGCGTGGCCGGGCCGGACGACCCGCGCACGATCAGCTCTGGCAGCAGCACCACGCGCTGCTTCGCCTTCTTCTCCTGGTTGATCTCCTGCGTGATCAGATCGACGACCTGATGTCCCATCTGCTGGATGGGCTGAGCCACTGTCGACATAGGCGGATCGGTCATGGAGGCGAGGATGGTATTATCGAAGCCAACCACGGACAGCTCTTGGGGAATGCGGATGCCCAGCTCCCGCGCAGCCTGCATCGCTCCAATCGCCAGGATGTCGTTGCAGGCGAAGATGGCGCTCGGACGTGGATGGGCAGCGAGAGCCTGCAACGCCATCTGCTTACCTCCCTGAACGGAGAAATCGCTCACGTATATTAAGGAGGAATCATAGCGGATGGCCGCCTCCCCAAGCGCTTGCCGATAACCGCGAATCCGCTCCTTGCTGCTGCTGACCGTCAGACTCTCGGCAAGCACAGCAATCCGTTTGTGTCCGCCCTCAGCCAGATATGCGGCCGCGCTGTAGCCGCCTGCGTAGTCATCGACGACCACCGAGCTGGCAGCGAGCGTCGATTGCTCGCGGGCAATCAAGGCAACCGGCATATGCTGCTCGATCAGTTCCTTGAGCAGCGCCTCATTGCGGACACCGGTAGCGACGATGATGCCGTCAGCGCTTTTTTGGCGGAGAAGCTGGATATACTTATTCTCCTTATCCGCATTGTTGTCTGTATTGCAGATGACCAGATTGAAGCCCAGCTCATGGGAACGATCCTCGACATGCCGCGCCAGCTCCGCAAAGAACGGGTTGACGAGATCGGGAATGAGCAGGCCGATCGTGTAGGTCTTCTTGCCCGTCAGCGCCGAGGCCAACATATTGGGCTGGTAATTAATCTCTTCGCTAATCCGCAGGATGCGCTGCCGCGTGCTCTCGCTAATGCGGCCCTTGCCGTTGAACACCTTGGACACGGTTGCAATCGATACCCCGGCCAGCTTGGCAATATCATAGATCGTCGGTTTCATCGCTATATCCCCATCTTTATCTCTTGTTGGCGCTCCCCCGCGTACACGCAGCTTATCCGCCTTGTCAGATAGGGGAAAGCGGTTTATCTGCAACCATTATAGCATATTCTTCCGCGATTATGCCTACCTCCATGAAGCCCTTCCATCTAAAGCTATGAATATGCCCCACTCCAAAGCTGCCCGCTCGGGCACGGGTGACCCGTCACATGCGGCGCGGTCAATGCCGCTGCTCCTGTACAAATCAATTAGGTTCTGAAACCGGAGCATTCAGGTTGCTGTTGGCATACGCGGTGATAAATACGAGATTGGCTGTAGAGCCTACCGTATGTTCGTTGGTCGTCCATTCCACAGCGCAATCCATGAAGTTCTTGGCAGGGAATATCGAGATGCCGGGATTGTTGTACCGATTAGGTCCAAGCGGCATTACACCTTTTATAATCCCTGGTCTGCTGTCCTGATTCAACAGTCCGTACACCGTTTGGAGGCTATCCTCGCCATACCCTGTTACATAGCTTTTTCTTAGCGGATTAGCGCCTAAAATATAGTGGATGGCGGAATTAGCCATGTTCCTGATCGTATCATCATACTTGCCCAGCAACCAGGAGCCAATTAATGCTTCGTTGGCTGTTCCGAGAATCATATTATTGCTGCCCCAATAATAGTTGCCTTCGTATAAGGTATGATTCCATGCATTGGTTTCATATCGGTTAATTTCCTTATTGATCCAGACCGTGAACTTGTCATGATACCATTGCTCGGCAGCCTGATTCCGGTTATTCGCTTTCATATAGTGGAAGAACGCATAATGCCAGGGACCCACCCAATCTCCTGTTGAATTCTCGAAGACAGCTTGCGCTTCCGTATAGTGGCTCAAATAATAATGATGATACTTCGCCTCACCCGTCACTCTATACATAGCTGCAGAGGCTACAAGTCTTGAATCCCGGTCCTGATCAGCACTATAGCCCGGGCCTTTAATATTATGGGGATGCTGCTCCAGATAACTCCATCCCTTCTTGGCGGCCTCCAGACAAGCCGCGGCAAAAGCTTGATCATATGGCGCATACGTGATGGAGGCATGAGCCAGAGCAGCCACAGCCATAGCGGTATCATTGGTAGGCTTCACATCGACGGCACCGCCGTACACATCCTTCACAAGCCGTTTGGTTATTTGCCCATCGTCGGGGAATGACTCTACCTTTCCATAGAAGCCTCCGGTCAGCGGGTCCTGCATATGCAGAAGCCATTCTATTTCCCATCTGGCCTCATCCAGCACATCCGGTATGCCATTGCCGCTCTCCGGGATATTGAACTGGTTGTCGGCATAGGTCTCCGGGAAGAGGTCATACGACCATAACAGAGTGTCGATCGCTGATGCACCAGCAACGGTATATTTGCCTTTGTCACCGGCGTCGAACCATCCCTTGGACACATTCTTGATCCTTGAAGAATTCGATTCAAACTGAGCGACCGTATCCATCGGGGTAAGATCAGCTCTGTAGAAATCGGGGGCATATTGCGGTAGAAGCGCCGTCCCCGAGCGCTGGTAATAATAATATCTGGAAGCGTCTACCAATAAAGACTGGTATACCTCATCCTCAATTGTAAAGCGGGGAGAGCCCTCTATACCCGGCGCACTGACGGTCATATAATATTCTCCCGAGTCCTGGAGATCTGTAAATACAGCCTTCAGAACCCTCTCTCCGGAATCCATATCATAATTTTTGACCAACACTAACTGTCCGCTATACACAACGGTATCATCAGAAGCTCTCCTGACCTGAAACGGGGTTCCCACATCAGCGGTCAACTCATCTTCAAAGCCTGAGACATAAGCATACTTCTCCGCATCATTCCGGAAGCCTACCTGATTCACCTTGATCGCCGGGAATGCGGGCTCCTTGTCGGGGGAAGTCAGCTTGAGCTGATTAATCCATACCTTAAATGGCGCATTGTTTACTTTGTCCAGATAGATAGCTTTGGCGTTGTATTCATCCAGATCAACCGACGGATCATCATAAATATCTTTGAGCGGAATTTTGACATGCTGCCACTGCGTGGTGACGTTTACATAATCCGAAATGGGTTTTAACACCTTGCGTTCCACACCCGACGGGCGTCTGGCTACATGGTCGTCGCCGCCAATCATGAATTGCTCCCCACCATTCTGGCCCTTGACGTTAAATTCCAGATAACCGTTCGGGACATAGTTATGAATATCATGGTTTGCCCACTCATTCATAACAAGAATGGAAACCATCCAGTCCACGTTGCTCGTCACATTAAACCTCAAGGACGGCAAATTTTCATAAGTCACTCCCCAATCTACAGGCAAATTTCCGTCTACCGTCTCCAGCCCGCCGCTGCTTCCCGACCATCCTCCTCTGTGAGCATCCTTGAATACATAATAGTCTGGAAGATCCCTCCAGCCCGTCGGAGCGCCATAGCTTGCATAGACCTCGGACGATGAGATTGCTGGAGCCAACACAACTGCGATGCTTAAGACAAGAGCTATCCATCTTTTCACTTTCAAAACCACCTCCGTAAATTTTGTAAATACAACTATATTTTATCATTTAGATGTATTCAATGGTATACTTTTTCATGCAAAGGTGGGTTAAGAAGGTACATGCCCCTCATTCAGATCCGGATCATATCCAGTGCATACTTGAAACGATGAATACAGAGCCGATGCAACTGGGCAACCGGGTGCTTCTCCGACCGAATCCATCCGACCTTCATCGGCCGCTGGACAAACGGTTCAATCTCCACCAGCGTCAACGGCTCTGGAATACGCTCATACTGGCCGAGAAAGGAAAAATCATGGCCGATGGTTAACCCCATATTTCCCTTCAGCGCCGTATAGATCGATTCGGCATTATTAGTCGTGAACAGGGTAGACAGCTTTCCCCATTCCGCACTGTACCTGGAGACCATATCCTCGACAAACCTGTCTCGGAACAGCACAAACTCATAGTTGGCGAGCTCCCGTGGATGAATGGTTCGGCTCTGAGCCGCCGGCGATTGCTTATGGGCGCATACGACCAGCTTGCTGTCCACCATCGGCTCGAATACGAGTCCCGCCGCCTGCTCCACCTCCTCCGCATACATAACAGCCAACCCCAGCCCGATCCGGTTGGAGCGCACATCCTGTATGATGGCCTCAGATACTTGCTCGTCGATGTGAATACGCAAGCGAGGATACTCCTTCTTGATCGTGGATAGAGCCTGGACCAGAATCGGCATCAGCCCGGGGAACACCGAGATCGTCAATTCTCCGCTGAACATGCTTTGCTCGAATTCCGCGTATTCCTTCATCTCATTTATCGCATGCAGCGCCTCAAGCGCCTTATGAACCACCTTGCGTCCATGCTCCGTCACCTTCGCGCCCGTGTGAGTCCGGTGGAAGAGCGGAATGCCGAGCTCCTCCTCCAGCTTCGCAACCGACTGCGACAAGGCGGACTGTGTAATATGCAATTGCTGTGCCGCTGCAGAAAGCGACCCCGACTTGGCGATCTCCACGATATATTCCAGTTGTTCAATATGCATTGTCTACCTCCATTAGCAAGATTAATATTACTATCACTAAGGTTAATTATAATTTATACCCTACTACGGATACAATGAAGGTGTAGGACAAACATCAGGGAGGGCGATCAAATATGAAGGCTGCTGTATTTCATGCTGCAAAAGATGTCCGTGTCGAGCAAGTCGAGCTTCCGGCAACACCTGCCGACAAGGTGAAAGTCAAGGTCGCATACGCCGGGATCTGCGGAAGCGATCTGCATGCATACCATCACGGAATCGGAGTTCAGATCGGGACGCCCCATCCGCTTAGCGGGAAAATGGCACCGCTAACATTGGGACATGAATTCTCAGGTGTCATCGAGGAGGTCGGCCAGGAGGTCAGCGGCTGGCAAGTAGGGGATCGGGTAACGATCGAGCCGCTGATCTACTGTGGCGCATGCGCCAACTGTCGCTCTGGCAATTACAACCGTTGCGACCAGGTCGGCTTTGTCGGTCTGAATGATAATGGAGGCTTCGCCGAGTATGTTCTGCTGGAGCCGCGCACACTGCACAAGCTGCCGGACAATGTCTCCTTCGAGGAAGCTGCGCTGGCCGAGCCTACTGCGGTGGCGCTGCACGCTGTGCGAGAGAGCAAGCTCAAGGTAGGCAATAATGTCGCCGTCTTCGGCGTAGGGCCGATCGGCCTGCTCACCATTCTGGCCGCCCAATCTGCGGGAGCCGCCCGCGTCTATGCCGTCGATGTGTCCGCGGAGCGGCTGGAGCTGGCCGCCCGACTGGGCGCGATTCCGATCAACAGTCTGCAACAGGACGCGGCCTCGGTCATCCTCGGCGAGACAGGCGGTGTAGCTGTCGCATATGAAGCAGCGGGCGTGCAGGCAACACTGACAAGCGCTCTGTCTGTGGTGAAGAAGGGCGGAGAGGTGATGGTCATCGCCGCTTATGCCGCCCCTGTCCAACTGAACATGATGGAGCTGATGATCAAGGAGGCGAGCGTGACCTCGATTCTCGCTTATCGTCACATCTTCCCAGATGTACTGGCACTTATCTCATCCGGCAAGCTGGATGTGAAGCAGGTCATCACGAAGAAGATTACCCTGGATCAGATCGTCGAGGATGGCTTCGAGCTGCTCGTTCAAGATAAGAGCCAAGCCAAAATCCTGGTTCAAGTGAACGAGCTGTAAACCCGACAAGACAATAGCTGCGTCAGTTCGACAAGCTACCGGAATAGAACAGGCCATAGCAGCCAGGCCCCAGGGGGCGAGGCCGCTGTGGCCTGTTTCTATATTTGGACAGCTCACTGAAGCTGCTCCGCGCGTCTGGAAGACGACCTAAACTTTAGAACATATTGATAAAAGAAGGAAATTTGTCGTTATT contains:
- a CDS encoding glycoside hydrolase family 9 protein; its protein translation is MKRWIALVLSIAVVLAPAISSSEVYASYGAPTGWRDLPDYYVFKDAHRGGWSGSSGGLETVDGNLPVDWGVTYENLPSLRFNVTSNVDWMVSILVMNEWANHDIHNYVPNGYLEFNVKGQNGGEQFMIGGDDHVARRPSGVERKVLKPISDYVNVTTQWQHVKIPLKDIYDDPSVDLDEYNAKAIYLDKVNNAPFKVWINQLKLTSPDKEPAFPAIKVNQVGFRNDAEKYAYVSGFEDELTADVGTPFQVRRASDDTVVYSGQLVLVKNYDMDSGERVLKAVFTDLQDSGEYYMTVSAPGIEGSPRFTIEDEVYQSLLVDASRYYYYQRSGTALLPQYAPDFYRADLTPMDTVAQFESNSSRIKNVSKGWFDAGDKGKYTVAGASAIDTLLWSYDLFPETYADNQFNIPESGNGIPDVLDEARWEIEWLLHMQDPLTGGFYGKVESFPDDGQITKRLVKDVYGGAVDVKPTNDTAMAVAALAHASITYAPYDQAFAAACLEAAKKGWSYLEQHPHNIKGPGYSADQDRDSRLVASAAMYRVTGEAKYHHYYLSHYTEAQAVFENSTGDWVGPWHYAFFHYMKANNRNQAAEQWYHDKFTVWINKEINRYETNAWNHTLYEGNYYWGSNNMILGTANEALIGSWLLGKYDDTIRNMANSAIHYILGANPLRKSYVTGYGEDSLQTVYGLLNQDSRPGIIKGVMPLGPNRYNNPGISIFPAKNFMDCAVEWTTNEHTVGSTANLVFITAYANSNLNAPVSEPN
- a CDS encoding LacI family DNA-binding transcriptional regulator; this translates as MKPTIYDIAKLAGVSIATVSKVFNGKGRISESTRQRILRISEEINYQPNMLASALTGKKTYTIGLLIPDLVNPFFAELARHVEDRSHELGFNLVICNTDNNADKENKYIQLLRQKSADGIIVATGVRNEALLKELIEQHMPVALIAREQSTLAASSVVVDDYAGGYSAAAYLAEGGHKRIAVLAESLTVSSSKERIRGYRQALGEAAIRYDSSLIYVSDFSVQGGKQMALQALAAHPRPSAIFACNDILAIGAMQAARELGIRIPQELSVVGFDNTILASMTDPPMSTVAQPIQQMGHQVVDLITQEINQEKKAKQRVVLLPELIVRGSSGPATPNA
- a CDS encoding 2,3-butanediol dehydrogenase encodes the protein MKAAVFHAAKDVRVEQVELPATPADKVKVKVAYAGICGSDLHAYHHGIGVQIGTPHPLSGKMAPLTLGHEFSGVIEEVGQEVSGWQVGDRVTIEPLIYCGACANCRSGNYNRCDQVGFVGLNDNGGFAEYVLLEPRTLHKLPDNVSFEEAALAEPTAVALHAVRESKLKVGNNVAVFGVGPIGLLTILAAQSAGAARVYAVDVSAERLELAARLGAIPINSLQQDAASVILGETGGVAVAYEAAGVQATLTSALSVVKKGGEVMVIAAYAAPVQLNMMELMIKEASVTSILAYRHIFPDVLALISSGKLDVKQVITKKITLDQIVEDGFELLVQDKSQAKILVQVNEL
- a CDS encoding LysR family transcriptional regulator, with the protein product MHIEQLEYIVEIAKSGSLSAAAQQLHITQSALSQSVAKLEEELGIPLFHRTHTGAKVTEHGRKVVHKALEALHAINEMKEYAEFEQSMFSGELTISVFPGLMPILVQALSTIKKEYPRLRIHIDEQVSEAIIQDVRSNRIGLGLAVMYAEEVEQAAGLVFEPMVDSKLVVCAHKQSPAAQSRTIHPRELANYEFVLFRDRFVEDMVSRYSAEWGKLSTLFTTNNAESIYTALKGNMGLTIGHDFSFLGQYERIPEPLTLVEIEPFVQRPMKVGWIRSEKHPVAQLHRLCIHRFKYALDMIRI